The following coding sequences are from one Salvia hispanica cultivar TCC Black 2014 chromosome 3, UniMelb_Shisp_WGS_1.0, whole genome shotgun sequence window:
- the LOC125211367 gene encoding probable phospholipid hydroperoxide glutathione peroxidase → MATQSNQPQSIHDFTVKDAKGDDINLSAYKGKVLLIVNVASQCGLTNSNYTELTQLYQKYKDQGLEILAFPCNQFGSQEPGTNEEIQEFVCTRFKAEYPVFDKVDVNGSNAAPIYKFLKSAKGSMFGDGIKWNFAKFLVDKDGQVVDRYAPTTSPLSIEKDIKKLLEKA, encoded by the exons ATGGCTACTCAATCAAACCAACCTCAGTCCATCCATGATTTCACTGTTAAG GATGCTAAGGGTGATGATATCAATCTGAGTGCATACAAGGGCAAAGTGCTGCTGATTGTCAATGTTGCATCACAATG TGGTCTTACCAATTCCAATTACACTGAGCTGACACAGTTGTATCAGAAATACAAGGATCAAG GATTGGAGATACTAGCATTTCCATGCAACCAGTTTGGTTCACAAGAGCCTGGTACTAATGAAGAAATTCAGGAATTCGTCTGCACTCGTTTCAAGGCCGAGTATCCTGTATTTGACAAG GTTGACGTGAACGGTTCCAATGCTGCCCCGATATACAAGTTCTTGAAGTCAGCCAAAGGCAGCATGTTTGGGGACGGTATCAAGTGGAATTTCGCCAAGTTCCTTGTTGACAAAGATGGTCAGGTTGTTGATCGCTATGCTCCCACCACAAGTCCTCTAAGCATAGAG AAGGATATCAAGAAGCTCCTGGAGAAAGCATAG